In Gadus chalcogrammus isolate NIFS_2021 chromosome 23, NIFS_Gcha_1.0, whole genome shotgun sequence, a genomic segment contains:
- the pip4k2aa gene encoding phosphatidylinositol 5-phosphate 4-kinase type-2 alpha isoform X2, with protein MASASAIVASIASKTKTKKKHFVAQKVKLFRASDPLLSVVMWGVNHSINELSHVQIPIMLMPDDFKAYSKIKVDNHLFNKENMPSHFKFKEYCPLVFRNLRERFGIDDQDFQNSLTRSAPLNSESQGRSGARFHTSYDKRYVIKTITGEDVAEMHNILKKYHQFIVECHGNTLLPQFLGMYRLTVDGDETYMIVTRNVFSHRLSVYKKYDLKGSTVAREASDKEKAKELPTYKDNDFINDGQKIHIDDENKKMFMEKLRKDVEFLALLKLMDYSLLVGIHDVERAEQEEVESEDNEGEDDGESDGGVGTPPDSPSNTLDSAKPLSPGEFDPTIDVYAIKSNDGAPRKEVYFMAVIDILQHYDAKKKAAHAAKTVKHGAGAEISTVNPEQYSKRFHDFITTILS; from the exons ATGGCTTCGGCGAGTGCTATTGTCGCATCTATTGCGAGTAAAACGAAGACAAAGAAGAAACACTTCGTTGCCCAAAAAGTGAAGCTTTTTCGTGCCAGCGACCCTCTGCTCAGCGTGGTGATGTGGGGAGTCAACCATTCG ATAAACGAGCTAAGCCATGTCCAGATTCCTATCATGCTCATGCCAGATGACTTCAAGGCCTACTCCAAGATTAAAGTGGACAACCACCTCTTCAACAA GGAAAACATGCCAAGCCATTTTAAGTTCAAGGAGTACTGCCCTCTGGTGTTCCGCAATCTGCGCGAAAGGTTTGGCATCGACGATCAGGACTTTCAG aACTCTCTGACGCGGAGCGCGCCACTGAACAGCGAGTCCCAAGGGCGGAGCGGCGCCCGCTTCCACACCTCCTACGACAAGCGCTACGTCATCAAGACCATCACCGGCGAGGACGTGGCCGAGATGCACAACATCCTCAAGAAGTACCACCAG TTCATCGTGGAGTGTCATGGCAACACGCTGCTGCCTCAGTTCCTGGGGATGTACCGGCTGACGGTGGACGGCGACGAGACGTACATGATCGTCACGCGCAACGTCTTCTCGCACCGCCTCTCCGTCTACAAGAAGTACGACCTGAAG GGTTCTACTGTTGCAAGAGAAGCCAGCGATAAGGAGAAG GCCAAGGAGCTGCCCACCTACAAGGACAACGACTTCATCAACGACGGGCAGAAGATCCACATCGACGACGAGAACAAGAAGATGTTCATGGAGAAGCTGAGGAAAGACGTGGAG TTCCTGGCCCTGCTCAAGCTGATGGACTACAGCCTGCTGGTGGGAATCCACGACGTGGAGCGGgccgagcaggaggaggtggagagtgaggacAACGAGGGCGAGGACGACGGCGAGAGCGACGGCGGGGTGGGCACGCCGCCCGACAGCCCCAGCAACACGCTGGACAGCGCCAAGCCGCTGTCGCCCGGCGAGTTCGACCCCACCATCGACGTCTACGCAATCAAGAGCAACGACG GCGCCCCCCGGAAGGAGGTGTACTTCATGGCCGTCATAGACATCTTGCAGCACTACGACGCCAAGAAGAAGGCTGCGCACGCCGCCAAGACCGTCAAACACGGG GCCGGAGCGGAGATCTCCACGGTGAACCCGGAGCAGTACTCCAAGAGGTTCCACGActtcatcaccaccatcctGTCGTAG
- the pip4k2aa gene encoding phosphatidylinositol 5-phosphate 4-kinase type-2 alpha isoform X1, with product MASASAIVASIASKTKTKKKHFVAQKVKLFRASDPLLSVVMWGVNHSINELSHVQIPIMLMPDDFKAYSKIKVDNHLFNKENMPSHFKFKEYCPLVFRNLRERFGIDDQDFQNSLTRSAPLNSESQGRSGARFHTSYDKRYVIKTITGEDVAEMHNILKKYHQFIVECHGNTLLPQFLGMYRLTVDGDETYMIVTRNVFSHRLSVYKKYDLKGSTVAREASDKEKQPRPPEDVPPRPKSGNVQQRLQTLRIATRFYCAMKHVRDAKELPTYKDNDFINDGQKIHIDDENKKMFMEKLRKDVEFLALLKLMDYSLLVGIHDVERAEQEEVESEDNEGEDDGESDGGVGTPPDSPSNTLDSAKPLSPGEFDPTIDVYAIKSNDGAPRKEVYFMAVIDILQHYDAKKKAAHAAKTVKHGAGAEISTVNPEQYSKRFHDFITTILS from the exons ATGGCTTCGGCGAGTGCTATTGTCGCATCTATTGCGAGTAAAACGAAGACAAAGAAGAAACACTTCGTTGCCCAAAAAGTGAAGCTTTTTCGTGCCAGCGACCCTCTGCTCAGCGTGGTGATGTGGGGAGTCAACCATTCG ATAAACGAGCTAAGCCATGTCCAGATTCCTATCATGCTCATGCCAGATGACTTCAAGGCCTACTCCAAGATTAAAGTGGACAACCACCTCTTCAACAA GGAAAACATGCCAAGCCATTTTAAGTTCAAGGAGTACTGCCCTCTGGTGTTCCGCAATCTGCGCGAAAGGTTTGGCATCGACGATCAGGACTTTCAG aACTCTCTGACGCGGAGCGCGCCACTGAACAGCGAGTCCCAAGGGCGGAGCGGCGCCCGCTTCCACACCTCCTACGACAAGCGCTACGTCATCAAGACCATCACCGGCGAGGACGTGGCCGAGATGCACAACATCCTCAAGAAGTACCACCAG TTCATCGTGGAGTGTCATGGCAACACGCTGCTGCCTCAGTTCCTGGGGATGTACCGGCTGACGGTGGACGGCGACGAGACGTACATGATCGTCACGCGCAACGTCTTCTCGCACCGCCTCTCCGTCTACAAGAAGTACGACCTGAAG GGTTCTACTGTTGCAAGAGAAGCCAGCGATAAGGAGAAG cAGCCGCGCCCCCCAGAGGACGTGCCCCCGCGGCCCAAATCTGGCAACGTTCAGCAAAGGCTGCAAACACTGCGGATTGCCACGCGCTTTTACTGCGCAATGAAACACGTAAGAGAT GCCAAGGAGCTGCCCACCTACAAGGACAACGACTTCATCAACGACGGGCAGAAGATCCACATCGACGACGAGAACAAGAAGATGTTCATGGAGAAGCTGAGGAAAGACGTGGAG TTCCTGGCCCTGCTCAAGCTGATGGACTACAGCCTGCTGGTGGGAATCCACGACGTGGAGCGGgccgagcaggaggaggtggagagtgaggacAACGAGGGCGAGGACGACGGCGAGAGCGACGGCGGGGTGGGCACGCCGCCCGACAGCCCCAGCAACACGCTGGACAGCGCCAAGCCGCTGTCGCCCGGCGAGTTCGACCCCACCATCGACGTCTACGCAATCAAGAGCAACGACG GCGCCCCCCGGAAGGAGGTGTACTTCATGGCCGTCATAGACATCTTGCAGCACTACGACGCCAAGAAGAAGGCTGCGCACGCCGCCAAGACCGTCAAACACGGG GCCGGAGCGGAGATCTCCACGGTGAACCCGGAGCAGTACTCCAAGAGGTTCCACGActtcatcaccaccatcctGTCGTAG